Below is a genomic region from Bordetella pertussis 18323.
TATGTGCATGGCGCCGCGCAGGCGCTGACCGGCGCCGAAGGCCAGCGCGTCAACCTGGACAAAGCCGCGGGCCTGCTGGGCCAGGCGCCGGCCGCCTTCGCGTCCCTGCAGCCCGGTTCGTTGCCCGGCTGGGCGGGATGGCGCGCCGTGCTGCCGGGCCGGTTGCCGGCGGCCGGGCCGGTTGCCCATGCGCCGGGGCTGTGGCTGGCGGCGGGATACGCATCGCGCGGGCTGAGCTGGGCGGCGCTGATGGGCGACGTGATCGCGGCGCGCCTCTGCGGCGAGCCCGGGCCGCTCGAAACCGACTTGCTGGCGCAAATCGCGCCACGATGAAAATAAAATGGTGTCGCATCTATTGCCGACCACGCGCGGCGCAGTGGGCGCATAATCGGCCGGGGTTGGCGGCAAAATAGGGCCCGAAACACCGATATAAGCTGAACGATAGTGGTGATTGGCGATTTTGCGGGGGTTGGAAGTAAGTGACTGCTCAGGCCGCAAAATGGCGCCTGAAGCGCCGCCTACGGCATGCCGGCACCCTCAAAATGAGGGGGCGAGTTTATTTCAGGGCCCAAATCCGTCAAAATAGCGTCTTTTAATGGTTTTTTGGCTAAAGCCGGGGGATGCTCTGTGCCGCCGAAGTTCGACTTTGCTCATACTACCCAGCTCGACACCGTCGAGTTGTTGACGTCCCGCCCTAGCCGCATCGACTTCGACGCGGGCGACGGCTTGCACCTGGTAGTCGAAGCGCACGCGCCGGGCGTATACCGCCTGCGTTGTGGCGAGGCGAGTCTCCTCACCGATGAAAAATCCAGCGCGCGTGCGCGCGCCGTGGCTGAAATGTTGCTGGCGCGCCAGGAGGCCGTGGGCGAGGCGACGTTGACGCCGCGCGACGACGGCGGCGGCTGGCGTATCGCCCAGGGCGATACCACGCTTGAGGTGCTCTCCGATCCCGTGCGCGTGAAACTGTATCGCGGCGACCAGGAAGTCTTTGCTTCCGAAGTGTCCGCGCATACGCCCGCGTTCGGCCACAACGCGCTCGACGAAACCGACGAGGCCGTGTGGACCGTGGGCCTGGGCCTGGAGGGCGCCGAGCCCGTCTATGGCCTGGGCGAAACGCCGGGAGATCTCAACCGCCGCGGCGAAGCCGTGGTGTCCGATGACCCCGAGCATCGCGCCTTGCCGCTGGCCTGGAGCCCGCGCGGCTGGGGCGTGTACGCCAACACGATGCGGCGCGTCGAGCACGCGGTGGGCCTGGAGCCCGCCGAGGGCGCCTATGTGCTCACCATCGACGACCCGGTGCTGGACCTGTTCCTGTTCGTCGGCGAGCCGGCCGAGATCCTCAACCAGTACACCGCGCTGACCGGCCGCGCCGGCCAGCCGGTGCTGTGGGCGATGGGCGCATGGCTGCAGCAGGCCGACGGCCAGATGCCGACCGAGACGGCGGCCCTGGTGGCGCGCCTGCGCGATCAGCAGATTGCGCTGGATGCCGTGACGCTGGCCTTGCCGGCGGCCTGGAGCTTCCAGGCCGACAAGCCGGTGCTCGAGTGGGATGCCCAGCGCTTCCCCGACGCGCGCCAGATGCTGGCGCTGTTCCACAAGCATCATGTCCATGTGGCGGCGAGCGGTTTTCCGGGCGTGCTGAAATCCAGCCTGTTGTTCGAAGAGCTGGAAGACCGCGGTTGGCTGCTGACGCGCGACGATGGCAGCGCCCAGGTGTTCGACGGCAACGCCGCCACCGGCGGGCAGCCCTACGGCCTGCTGGATCTGTCGTATCGCGACGCTTACGCGATGTGGGTGGAGCGGCACCGCCAGTTGATCGAGGACGGCCTGGACGCGCCGGCCTGCGACGCGCAGATCGCGATTCCCGATGGCGTGTCGGCGCGCAACGGCGAAACCGGCCCGGCGCTGCGCACCATGTATCCACTGCTGGCCCGCCGTGCGCTGTTCGACGCGGTGGCCGGCCTGAAAGTGCCGCCCGAGGGCGTGGTGCCCAGCACCGACCTGTTCCCGGCGGCGCAGCGCCTGCCGTGGCAGGTGGGCCCGCGCGTGACCAACGACTGGGCCGGGCTGGAGCACAGCCTGCGCACCGCGCTGTCGATCGGCGCGAGCGGCGTGCCGGTGCAGGTGCATGCGCTGGGTTCGGCGCAGGCGCCGCTCGAGGGCATGACCGCCGAGCTGTACCTGCGCTGGCTGGGGGCCTGCGTGCTGTCGGCCAATTTCAGCTTCCAGGGCGTCCCTGGCCTGCTGCCCGACGCCTTCGGCGAAGAAGCCCTGGCGCATGCCCGCACCTGGATGCAGTGGCGCTACCGCCTGATTCCCTACGTGCTCGGCGCCATCGAGGACTCGGCGCGTACCGGCCTGCCGGTGCAGCGTTCGATGGCCATGTCGTTCCCGCACGATCCGCATGCGCATGCCTGGGACCTGCAATACCTGCTGGGGCCGGCCTTGCTGGTCGCGCCGGTGACGCAGCCGGGCAAGCAGGTGCGCGTCTACCTGCCCAAGGGCGACGCCTGGTGGGACCTCAACACCGGCCACCGCTACGAGGGCGGCACGACCTGGACCGTCGAGTGCGAACTGGACCGCTACCCCGTGTTCGGCCGCGAAGGCCACATGCTCTGTCTCGGCCCGGCCGCGCAGCACACGGGCGAGTTCAACTCGGCGCGTATCCTGGACGAGGTCTGGATGTTCGGCATGCCGGTCCACAATCCGGTGGTCATGCGCAATAAAATCCGCGTAATGCAAATGCAGGGTTCCAGCTATATCAAGGGGCTGGAAGGACTGCGCATCCTGCCTTCCGAAGGGCTGGAAGTGAAGCGCCGCGGCGCTGAAGTCCGCATCTCGCGCGCTCGTTGACGCCTGCCGGGCCTGGTGCCCGGCGCGTTCCCTTCCGACCCGATGCGTCGCCGGCCCGTTGCCGGCACGCATCGGGTCTTATCCATTTTATATAACTAATAGTTATAAAAAGAGGAATAAACAGTCGTTCTCTTAAGAAGAGCGGCGATTCACAATCGCATGCCATGATTCATATCGAAAATCTATCCAAGACGTACGCCACCCCGCATGGCCGCTTCGAAGCGCTGCGGGGCATCAACCTGCACATCCAGCAGGGCGAGGTATTCGGCATCATCGGGCCGAGCGGCGCGGGCAAAAGTACGCTGGTTCAATGCATCAACCTGCTCGAGCGCCCGGACCAGGGCAGCATCGCCATTGGCGGCCAGGCCCTGGTGGGGCTGGGCGAGGCGCAGCTGCGCAACCAGCGCCGCCGCATCGGCATGGTGTTCCAGGGGTTCAACCTGCTGGCGCGCCGTACCGTGTACGGCAACGTGGCCCTGCCGCTGGAGATCGCCGGCGTGGCGCGCGCCGAGATTCCCGCCAGGGTCGAGCGGCTGCTGGCGCTGGTCGGCCTGGAGCACCTGCGCGACCGCTATCCCAGCCAGATCAGCGGCGGGCAGAAGCAGCGCGTGGGCATCGCGCGCGCCCTGGCCAATGACCCCGACGTGCTGCTCAGCGACGAGGCGACGTCGGCGCTGGACCCCGAGACCACCCACAACATCCTGGCGCTGCTGCGCGATATCAATCGCAAGACGGGCGTGACGGTGGTGATGATCACCCACCAGATGGAAGTGGTGCGCGAGATCTGCGACCGGGTCGCCGTGCTGTCGCATGGCGAGGTGGTGGAGCTGGGCAGCACGCGCGAAGTGTTCGCCGCGCCCCGGCACGAAGTCACCCGCGCCATGGTCTCGGCCGCGACCGCGTCGGATCTCAGCGAGGCCACCCTGGCCGCCGTCAAGCAGCGCATCGACGCGCTGGCGGCCGCCGAGCCCGGCCGCGCCGTGCGCCTGTGGCGCCTGTCGCTCAAGGGCGTGGCCGCCGGCGAGCCGCTCTGGTCGGACCTGGCGCGCGAGTTCGCGCTGGACGTGAGCCTGGTGCAGGCGCGCGTCGAGGACATCCAGGGCGTGGCCGTCGGCACGCTGTTCGTACTGGCGCAAGGCGCGCCGCACGCGGTCAAGGACGCGCTCGCCGCGCTGGCCGCCCGTGAAATCACCGTAGAAGAAATCGCCCATGAGCCCGCAACTGATCGATCTGCTTATCACGTCGCTGCATGAGACCCTGCTGATGGTCGGCGTGTCCGGCGCCATTTCGGTGGTGGTCGGCATTCCGCTGGGCGTGCTGCTCATCGTCACCGGACGCGGCGGCATGCTGCAGAACCTGGCGGTCAACCGGGTGCTGGCGGCCGTCGTCAACGGCACGCGCTCGGTGCCTTTCATCATCCTGATGGTGGCCATCATCCCGTTCACCCGCCTGCTGGTGCAGACCTCCATCGGCACCACCGCAGCCATTGTTCCGCTGGCGGTGGCGGCGATTCCCTTCATGGCCCGCGTTGCCGAGAACGCCATGCGCGAAGTGGATCCAGGCCTGATCACCGCGGCGCGCGCCATGGGCACCTCGCCCTTGCAGATCATCTGCAAGGTGCTGCTGCCCGAGGCCCTGCCTGGCCTGGTGGCCGCCACCATCGTCACCATCGTCAGCCTGATCGGCTACTCGGCCATGGCCGGCGCCATCGGCGGCGGCGGCCTGGGCGATCTGGGCATCCGTTATGGCTACCAGCGCTTCCTGCCTGAAGTCATGCTGGCTGTCGTGGTCGTGCTGATCGCGCTGGTGCAGGTCGTCCAGAGCCTGGGCGACTGGCTGGTGCGCCGCATGTCGCACCGCTGAATCCCGCACGATTCTTTTCATCACTCCGTATCTGGGAATATCGCAACATGAGCACCAAGTTCCTGAAAACCCTCGCCGCGTTCGCCCTGGGCGCCGCCGTGTTTGCGCAGCCTGCGCTGGCGCAGGACAAGCCGCTGAAGATCGGCGTGACCGCCGGTCCGCACGCGCAGATCTTCGAGGTGGTCAAGCAGGAGGCCGCCAAGCAGGGCCTGAATATCCAGGTCATCGAGTTCTCGGACTACGTGCAGCCCAACGTGGCGCTGGCGTCCGGCGACCTCGACGCCAACAGCTACCAGCACCAGCCGTACCTGGACAACGCCAATGCCGACCGCGGCTACAAGCTGGTCAGCATCGCCAAGACCGTGATCTTCCCCATCGGCGTCTACAGCAAGAAGGTCAAGAACCTGAACGAGCTGAAGGACGGCGCGCGCATCGGCATCCCCAACGATCCCACCAACGGCGGGCGCGCCTTGCTGCTCTTGCAGGAGCATGGCCTGATCAAGTTGCGTCCGGAAGCCGGCCTGAAGGCCACGCCGATCGATGTGGTGGAGAATCCGCGCAAGCTGCGCTTCATCGAACTGGACGCCGCCCAACTGCCGCGCTCGCTGGACGACACCGACGCCTCCGCCGTGAATACCAATTTCGCGCTGGAAGCCGGCCTGGATCCGAGCAAGGACGCGCTGGTGCGCGAATCGGCCGAGTCGCCTTATGCCAACGTCCTGGTGGTGCGCGAGCAGGACAAGGACCGCGCCGACCTGCGCAAGCTGGTTTCCATCTACCAGAGCGCGCCGGTCAGGGAGTTCATCCTCGGCAAGTACAAGGGCGCCGTGGTCGCCGCCTGGTAAGCCTCGGCAGCACGCGTCCGGCGCTGGCCGGGCCTGCATCCCGCCAAGCCGCCCTCGGGCGGCTTGGCTTTTTCACCCGGCCGATTTTGACACGGGGCTGGAAATCCGTCATAATTCCTGACTTCGGTCGGGTCGTTAGCTCAGTTGGTAGAGCAGCGGACTTTTAATCCGTTGGTCGCGCGTTCGAGTCGCGCACGACCCACCAACCAGATTCAGCAAGCAAGGCCAGCAACAAGGCCAGCAAGAAAAAAGCCGCTCATGGAAGCGGCTTTTTTCTTGCTGGTTTTTTTCTTGCTGGCTATTTTCATGCGGTGCGCCTGGTTGTTGCGCGCGGCCATTATCCCGCCTTCGATATCCGTTTGCCGTGACGCGGTTTCCCGACAATTGGGAAACCGCCGCGCCTGCCTGCCTGCGCGATCCCGCAGCCTGCTAAGCTGGTTTTCCGAGTCGCGCCGCGCGGGCGGATGCCGTGCGTCGGCGTGCGGACTTCAGCCTGTTCTGAGCGAGGTGGCGATGTTTGAGTTCTGTACGCATGCGAGGACGCTGGTTGGCGCTGGCGCCAGCGACGCCCTGGGAGAGACGCTGGCGGCCCGGTGGGGCGCGAGCCGCGTCCTGCTGGTGACGGACGGCGCGCTGGTTTCACTGGGCCTGGCGGGCCGGCTGCGCGACGCGCTGACCAGCGCGGGCCATACGGTGGCCATGTTCGATGAGGTGGTCGCGGATCCGCCGGAGTCGGTGGTCGAGCGCGCCATCACGGCGGCGCGCGATGCCCGGGCCCAGATGATCGTGGGCTTTGGCGGAGGTTCTTCGATGGATGTGGCCAAGCTGGCTGCCGCATTCGCCGGGACGACGCAGGACTTGCGCCAAGCCTATGGCATAGGCCTGGTCGCGGGGCCGCGCTTGCCGCTGGTGCAGGTGCCGACCACGGCGGGCACCGGCTCGGAGGCCACGCCGATCGCCGTCGTGACGACCGGCGAGGGCGCCAAGGCCGGCGTCATCTCGCCCGTGCTGTACGCCGACCTGGCCGTCCTGGACGCCTCCTTGACGCTGGGCCTGCCGCCGGCCATCACCGCGGCCACCGGTATCGATGCCATGGTGCACGCGACCGAAGCATATACCAGCCGGGTGCTCAAGAATCCCATTTCCGACGCCCTGGCGCGCGAAGCGTTGCGGTTGCTGTTTCGCGCGTTGCCGGTCGCTTGCCGCGACGGCGGCGACCTGGCGGCGCGGCAGGACATGCTGCTGGGCGCGATGCTGGCGGGCCAGGCGTTCGCCAATGCGCCGGTGGGCGCCGTGCATGCGCTGGCCTATCCGTTGGGCAGCGCATTCCATGTGCCGCACGGGCTGTCCAATTCCCTGGTGCTGGGGCCGGTGCTGCGGTTCAATTCGCTGCGTTGCGAGACCCAGTACGCGGAGCTGGCGGACGTGATCCTGCCGGGGCATGCCGGCGGCGTGGCGGAAAAGGCCGCCGCGTTCGTGCAGGCGATGGCCGAGGTGGCAGGGGCGCTGGAACTGCCGACGCGGCTGGCGCAGGTCGGCGTCACGGCGGCGGACATCCCGGCGCTGGCCGGGCTGGCCCTGCAGCAACAGCGCCTGCTGGCGAACAATCCGCGCGATGTCACGCTGGCCGACGCCACGCGACTCTACGAAGAGGCGTTCTGACGCCGCTGGCGCCGCGCGCACCGCCGTCGCGGCGGCGCGCGCGAATCCCTGGAGATCTAGCTGTCCGGGGTGACCATGTGGCTTT
It encodes:
- a CDS encoding methionine ABC transporter permease, with protein sequence MSPQLIDLLITSLHETLLMVGVSGAISVVVGIPLGVLLIVTGRGGMLQNLAVNRVLAAVVNGTRSVPFIILMVAIIPFTRLLVQTSIGTTAAIVPLAVAAIPFMARVAENAMREVDPGLITAARAMGTSPLQIICKVLLPEALPGLVAATIVTIVSLIGYSAMAGAIGGGGLGDLGIRYGYQRFLPEVMLAVVVVLIALVQVVQSLGDWLVRRMSHR
- a CDS encoding iron-containing alcohol dehydrogenase → MAMFEFCTHARTLVGAGASDALGETLAARWGASRVLLVTDGALVSLGLAGRLRDALTSAGHTVAMFDEVVADPPESVVERAITAARDARAQMIVGFGGGSSMDVAKLAAAFAGTTQDLRQAYGIGLVAGPRLPLVQVPTTAGTGSEATPIAVVTTGEGAKAGVISPVLYADLAVLDASLTLGLPPAITAATGIDAMVHATEAYTSRVLKNPISDALAREALRLLFRALPVACRDGGDLAARQDMLLGAMLAGQAFANAPVGAVHALAYPLGSAFHVPHGLSNSLVLGPVLRFNSLRCETQYAELADVILPGHAGGVAEKAAAFVQAMAEVAGALELPTRLAQVGVTAADIPALAGLALQQQRLLANNPRDVTLADATRLYEEAF
- a CDS encoding glycoside hydrolase family 31 protein, producing the protein MPPKFDFAHTTQLDTVELLTSRPSRIDFDAGDGLHLVVEAHAPGVYRLRCGEASLLTDEKSSARARAVAEMLLARQEAVGEATLTPRDDGGGWRIAQGDTTLEVLSDPVRVKLYRGDQEVFASEVSAHTPAFGHNALDETDEAVWTVGLGLEGAEPVYGLGETPGDLNRRGEAVVSDDPEHRALPLAWSPRGWGVYANTMRRVEHAVGLEPAEGAYVLTIDDPVLDLFLFVGEPAEILNQYTALTGRAGQPVLWAMGAWLQQADGQMPTETAALVARLRDQQIALDAVTLALPAAWSFQADKPVLEWDAQRFPDARQMLALFHKHHVHVAASGFPGVLKSSLLFEELEDRGWLLTRDDGSAQVFDGNAATGGQPYGLLDLSYRDAYAMWVERHRQLIEDGLDAPACDAQIAIPDGVSARNGETGPALRTMYPLLARRALFDAVAGLKVPPEGVVPSTDLFPAAQRLPWQVGPRVTNDWAGLEHSLRTALSIGASGVPVQVHALGSAQAPLEGMTAELYLRWLGACVLSANFSFQGVPGLLPDAFGEEALAHARTWMQWRYRLIPYVLGAIEDSARTGLPVQRSMAMSFPHDPHAHAWDLQYLLGPALLVAPVTQPGKQVRVYLPKGDAWWDLNTGHRYEGGTTWTVECELDRYPVFGREGHMLCLGPAAQHTGEFNSARILDEVWMFGMPVHNPVVMRNKIRVMQMQGSSYIKGLEGLRILPSEGLEVKRRGAEVRISRAR
- a CDS encoding MetQ/NlpA family ABC transporter substrate-binding protein; its protein translation is MSTKFLKTLAAFALGAAVFAQPALAQDKPLKIGVTAGPHAQIFEVVKQEAAKQGLNIQVIEFSDYVQPNVALASGDLDANSYQHQPYLDNANADRGYKLVSIAKTVIFPIGVYSKKVKNLNELKDGARIGIPNDPTNGGRALLLLQEHGLIKLRPEAGLKATPIDVVENPRKLRFIELDAAQLPRSLDDTDASAVNTNFALEAGLDPSKDALVRESAESPYANVLVVREQDKDRADLRKLVSIYQSAPVREFILGKYKGAVVAAW
- a CDS encoding methionine ABC transporter ATP-binding protein encodes the protein MIHIENLSKTYATPHGRFEALRGINLHIQQGEVFGIIGPSGAGKSTLVQCINLLERPDQGSIAIGGQALVGLGEAQLRNQRRRIGMVFQGFNLLARRTVYGNVALPLEIAGVARAEIPARVERLLALVGLEHLRDRYPSQISGGQKQRVGIARALANDPDVLLSDEATSALDPETTHNILALLRDINRKTGVTVVMITHQMEVVREICDRVAVLSHGEVVELGSTREVFAAPRHEVTRAMVSAATASDLSEATLAAVKQRIDALAAAEPGRAVRLWRLSLKGVAAGEPLWSDLAREFALDVSLVQARVEDIQGVAVGTLFVLAQGAPHAVKDALAALAAREITVEEIAHEPATDRSAYHVAA